A window of Catenulispora sp. GP43 contains these coding sequences:
- a CDS encoding MMPL family transporter, which yields MERLAGWVTRHRLVVGLAWLVITVVGVLVAPSLSGRLQSGSHVSGPGYTANTAIAAHYGGAASDPGVLILNTPSGQTIDSPRVKQDLARIDSTLAQSAPDLRVVSYAADGDNALVGTNRTSTIVLAYPPKAGDDVGTTQIDQLTAAARHAAPDLSVNGTSYHALEAGNTTGGGNSSVLSELIIGALGALLVLAWVFGSFLALLPLMMAFISVLTMQIFIYGLTYVVPSSSPLNPAVQYIVALLGLGLSIDYSLLVVTRWREERTLGKTNSEAVAAAVKRAGHSVWFSGVVASLGLFALIVIPNSMVRGIGISGLFIPSTAVLVALTLLPAILSKIGPAVDWPKRASRRNPASRFWTGWSKFVIRHRVASAAVGLGLLGTLAGTAATINIAQPTTQAMASAGTYTDGLHTLQADGFPSGTLTAVPVYVPHAADAPTVVDALSTVSSLHGAAQATGPAWRAADGSALVIAIPQTEVGSSHGGTALADIRAVAGHGALAGGDGAQSIDETNATYGSFPLLFAVVATVTFLLLARGMRSIVLPAKAVLLNMLSVAATYGVLVLVFQHGIGMQALWGTSSYGAIDQLAPVLIFGFLFGVSMDYEVFILARVREGYDRTRSTREGIIEGVSRTGRLVTSAAIILFFALASLSTANDVTVREIAAGLAAGVVLDAVVVRMLLLPALVSLFGDLNWWLPDRARRVLRLGPLPAAAVPGPRQPAREVLTVGDAE from the coding sequence ATGGAAAGACTCGCAGGCTGGGTGACCCGGCACCGACTCGTCGTCGGGCTGGCCTGGCTCGTCATCACCGTGGTCGGCGTGCTCGTCGCGCCGTCCCTGTCCGGTCGGCTGCAGTCCGGCTCCCACGTCAGCGGACCCGGCTACACCGCCAACACCGCCATCGCGGCGCACTACGGCGGCGCCGCGTCCGATCCCGGCGTGCTGATCCTGAACACCCCGTCCGGCCAGACCATTGACTCGCCGCGGGTCAAGCAGGACCTCGCGCGGATCGACAGCACCCTGGCACAGTCCGCGCCGGACCTCCGTGTGGTCTCCTACGCCGCAGACGGAGACAACGCACTGGTCGGCACCAACCGGACCAGCACGATCGTGCTGGCCTACCCGCCGAAGGCCGGCGACGACGTGGGCACGACGCAGATCGACCAGCTGACCGCCGCCGCCCGGCACGCCGCCCCCGACCTGTCCGTCAACGGCACCAGCTACCACGCGCTGGAGGCCGGCAACACGACCGGCGGCGGCAACTCCTCGGTTCTCAGCGAGCTGATCATCGGAGCCCTGGGCGCGCTGCTGGTCCTGGCCTGGGTGTTCGGCTCGTTCCTGGCGCTGCTGCCGCTGATGATGGCGTTCATCAGTGTCCTGACCATGCAGATCTTCATCTACGGCCTGACCTATGTGGTGCCGTCGTCCTCGCCGCTGAACCCGGCGGTGCAGTACATCGTCGCGCTCCTCGGTCTGGGCCTGTCGATCGACTACTCGCTGCTGGTGGTCACCCGCTGGCGGGAGGAGCGCACGCTGGGCAAAACGAACTCCGAGGCGGTGGCGGCCGCGGTCAAGCGCGCCGGACACAGCGTCTGGTTCAGCGGCGTGGTGGCCTCGCTCGGCCTGTTCGCGCTGATCGTCATCCCGAATTCGATGGTGCGCGGCATCGGCATCTCCGGGCTCTTCATCCCCTCGACCGCCGTGCTCGTCGCGCTGACCCTGCTGCCGGCCATCCTGTCCAAGATCGGGCCGGCGGTGGACTGGCCCAAGCGCGCCTCGCGCCGCAACCCGGCGAGCCGGTTCTGGACCGGTTGGTCGAAGTTCGTGATCAGGCACCGCGTGGCGTCCGCGGCCGTCGGCCTCGGCCTGCTCGGCACGCTGGCCGGGACCGCGGCCACGATCAACATCGCGCAGCCCACCACGCAGGCCATGGCCTCGGCCGGCACCTATACCGACGGGCTGCACACCCTGCAGGCCGACGGGTTCCCGTCCGGCACGCTGACCGCTGTCCCGGTCTACGTCCCGCACGCCGCCGACGCGCCGACCGTGGTCGATGCACTGAGCACGGTGTCCAGTCTGCACGGCGCGGCGCAGGCCACGGGACCCGCCTGGCGCGCCGCCGACGGCTCCGCGCTGGTCATCGCCATTCCGCAGACCGAGGTGGGCAGTTCCCACGGCGGCACGGCCCTGGCCGACATCCGCGCGGTGGCCGGGCACGGCGCGTTGGCCGGCGGCGACGGGGCGCAGAGCATCGACGAGACCAACGCCACCTACGGCTCGTTCCCGCTGCTGTTCGCGGTGGTCGCGACGGTGACGTTCCTGCTGCTGGCCCGGGGCATGCGCTCGATCGTGCTGCCGGCCAAGGCGGTGCTGCTGAACATGCTGTCGGTCGCCGCCACCTACGGCGTCCTGGTCCTGGTCTTCCAGCACGGCATCGGGATGCAGGCCCTGTGGGGGACCAGCAGCTACGGCGCCATCGACCAGCTGGCCCCGGTACTCATCTTCGGGTTCCTGTTCGGGGTGTCGATGGACTACGAGGTCTTCATCCTGGCAAGGGTCCGGGAGGGATATGACCGGACGAGGTCCACGCGCGAAGGCATCATCGAGGGCGTGTCCCGGACCGGGCGCCTGGTGACCTCGGCCGCGATCATCCTGTTCTTCGCGCTGGCCTCGCTGTCCACGGCCAACGACGTCACGGTCCGGGAGATCGCCGCCGGCCTGGCCGCCGGCGTGGTGCTGGACGCGGTCGTCGTCCGGATGCTGCTGCTGCCGGCCCTGGTCTCGCTGTTCGGGGACCTGAACTGGTGGCTGCCGGACCGGGCGCGCCGCGTCCTGCGGCTGGGGCCGCTGCCGGCCGCCGCGGTGCCCGGGCCGCGACAGCCCGCGCGCGAGGTGCTGACCGTGGGGGATGCTGAGTAG
- a CDS encoding response regulator transcription factor, whose amino-acid sequence MRVLVVEDEPDVAEALTWGLEAEGYVVDVADNGIDGLWKATERPHDVIVLDVMLPGMDGYQVCRTLRERGIWTPVLMLTALDEDLDHAEGLDSGADDYLPKPFSYPVLLAHLRALTRRTLGARPAVLTAAGLALDPAARTVTRDGVPLELSAREVAVLEYLLRSVGRVVSKTELLEHCWDVHYDGDPAVVEVLMHRLRRKIDTAGAASGAVVETVRGQGYVIRERP is encoded by the coding sequence ATGAGGGTGCTGGTGGTTGAGGATGAGCCGGATGTCGCCGAGGCCCTGACCTGGGGCTTGGAGGCGGAGGGCTACGTCGTGGACGTCGCGGACAACGGGATCGACGGGCTGTGGAAGGCCACGGAGCGCCCGCACGACGTGATCGTCCTGGACGTGATGCTGCCCGGGATGGACGGCTACCAGGTGTGCCGGACGCTGCGTGAGCGCGGCATCTGGACACCGGTGCTGATGCTCACCGCGCTGGACGAGGATCTCGACCACGCCGAGGGCCTGGACAGCGGCGCCGACGACTACCTGCCCAAGCCCTTCTCCTATCCGGTGCTGCTGGCCCACCTGCGCGCCCTGACCCGGCGCACGCTCGGCGCCAGGCCGGCGGTCCTCACGGCCGCCGGCCTGGCGCTGGATCCGGCGGCGCGGACGGTGACGCGGGACGGCGTGCCGCTGGAGCTGAGCGCTCGGGAGGTCGCTGTGCTGGAGTACCTGCTGCGGTCGGTCGGCCGGGTGGTATCCAAGACCGAGCTGCTGGAGCACTGCTGGGACGTGCACTACGACGGGGACCCGGCGGTGGTCGAGGTGTTGATGCACCGGCTGCGGCGCAAGATCGACACCGCGGGGGCGGCTTCCGGGGCGGTCGTCGAGACGGTCCGGGGCCAGGGGTACGTCATCCGGGAGCGGCCGTGA
- a CDS encoding MMPL family transporter, producing MTTITRACLRHRRLVVLAWLVLTVAGAITASSTVGRLTHSFATPGTAGYDTNEQLLKTFGIDGDEQPTLAVLTLPPGQSMDTAAGQAIAAKTFAAATSAGHLAVADYAGTHNPSLIGPDHRTTWAVFDMPNPDIPSGQGVMQAIEPALRTSAPPGATVQVTGFEQIQSVGGSAASGGPGVLVETLIGGVGALAVLLFVYGSAIAIVPLLIAVPAILTAFLLILGLTGLTDVSFLVQYLVAVMGLGIVVDYSLLLVTRWREEREAGRDNEDAILAAAPTAGRAVVLSGLTVAVGLLSLVLLPVPFLRSIGLGGMVIPLVAISAAVTLLPAILAAWGPALDKRRLRKGSTTFSRGWERWSALIVRRRWIAGFAGLVIVIGMAVPALSMNTGQPRADSLGGTGQPALTLHALEATGVPSAVTFPIQVLTHGGPSAASQAAAIAAQTPGVYTVLAPDTPSFHQGSDAFFSVIPTDEGGTSAGQATVTRLRAALAHVPGGVQVGGNTAQNADFNHAVYGNFPLMLAAIAVLTFLLLAREFRSVVLAVKAVLVNLVSLGASFGFLVLFWQHGWGSRAVYGVAATGSIRNWVPIIAFAFLFGLSMDYEVFILARMREEYDRTGSTRDAVVQALARTGRLVTCAAVILAISFASLSSAPDVVVEMIATGLGFGILLDAVVVRTLLVPALVAIMGRANWWMPHGLARILRVPENDDIGVSVLKAPASYRSSDLEDTYPDASGRRI from the coding sequence ATGACCACAATCACCCGAGCGTGTCTGCGGCACCGGCGCCTGGTGGTGCTGGCGTGGCTGGTCCTGACGGTCGCCGGCGCGATCACTGCCTCAAGCACCGTCGGCCGCCTCACCCACTCCTTCGCCACGCCCGGCACCGCCGGCTACGACACCAACGAGCAGCTGCTGAAGACGTTCGGCATCGACGGCGACGAGCAGCCGACCCTCGCGGTCCTGACCCTGCCGCCGGGCCAGAGCATGGACACCGCGGCCGGACAGGCGATCGCCGCCAAGACCTTCGCCGCCGCGACCAGCGCCGGGCATCTGGCCGTCGCCGACTACGCCGGCACCCACAACCCGAGCCTGATCGGCCCCGACCACCGCACCACCTGGGCCGTCTTCGACATGCCGAACCCTGACATCCCCTCCGGCCAAGGCGTGATGCAGGCCATCGAACCGGCCCTGCGCACCAGCGCCCCGCCCGGCGCGACCGTGCAGGTCACCGGATTCGAGCAGATCCAGAGCGTCGGCGGGTCCGCCGCCTCCGGCGGTCCCGGCGTCCTGGTCGAGACGCTGATCGGCGGTGTCGGGGCGCTGGCGGTGCTGCTTTTCGTCTACGGCTCCGCGATCGCGATCGTCCCGCTGCTGATCGCGGTGCCCGCGATCCTGACCGCCTTCCTGCTGATCCTCGGGCTGACCGGGCTGACCGATGTCAGCTTCCTGGTCCAATACCTGGTGGCGGTGATGGGGCTCGGAATCGTCGTCGACTATTCACTGCTGCTGGTCACCCGCTGGCGTGAGGAACGTGAGGCGGGCCGGGACAACGAGGACGCGATCCTCGCCGCCGCCCCGACTGCCGGACGCGCCGTGGTGCTGTCCGGGCTGACGGTCGCCGTCGGACTGTTGTCGCTGGTGTTGTTGCCGGTCCCGTTCCTGCGCAGCATCGGGCTTGGCGGCATGGTGATCCCGCTGGTGGCCATCTCCGCGGCGGTGACGCTGCTGCCAGCCATCCTGGCCGCCTGGGGTCCGGCACTGGACAAGCGCCGGCTGCGCAAGGGCTCGACGACCTTCTCGCGCGGCTGGGAACGCTGGTCCGCGCTCATCGTGCGGCGGCGCTGGATCGCCGGGTTCGCCGGGCTCGTGATCGTGATCGGGATGGCAGTCCCGGCGCTGTCCATGAACACCGGCCAGCCGCGAGCGGACTCCCTCGGCGGTACCGGCCAGCCGGCGCTGACGCTGCACGCGCTGGAAGCCACCGGGGTTCCGTCCGCGGTCACCTTCCCGATCCAGGTCCTGACACACGGCGGCCCGTCCGCGGCGAGTCAGGCTGCTGCGATAGCCGCACAGACGCCGGGCGTCTACACCGTCCTCGCGCCGGACACGCCCTCATTCCATCAGGGCTCCGACGCCTTCTTCAGCGTGATCCCGACCGACGAGGGCGGCACGTCCGCCGGCCAGGCCACCGTCACCCGGCTGCGCGCAGCGCTCGCGCACGTCCCCGGCGGGGTCCAGGTCGGCGGCAACACCGCACAGAACGCCGACTTCAACCACGCCGTCTACGGCAACTTCCCGCTGATGCTCGCAGCGATCGCGGTACTGACGTTTCTGTTGCTGGCCCGCGAGTTCCGCTCGGTGGTCCTCGCCGTGAAGGCGGTGCTGGTCAACCTGGTCTCGCTCGGCGCGTCCTTCGGCTTCCTGGTGCTGTTCTGGCAGCACGGCTGGGGATCCAGGGCCGTCTACGGCGTCGCGGCCACCGGCTCCATCCGCAACTGGGTCCCGATCATCGCCTTCGCGTTCCTGTTCGGCCTGTCGATGGACTACGAGGTCTTCATCCTGGCGCGCATGCGGGAGGAGTACGACCGGACCGGCTCCACGCGCGATGCCGTCGTGCAGGCCCTGGCCCGTACCGGACGCCTGGTCACCTGTGCCGCGGTCATCCTCGCCATCTCCTTCGCCTCGCTGTCCAGCGCCCCGGACGTGGTGGTCGAGATGATCGCCACGGGCCTCGGGTTCGGCATCCTCTTGGACGCGGTCGTGGTCCGCACGCTCCTGGTTCCGGCTCTCGTAGCGATCATGGGCCGGGCCAATTGGTGGATGCCGCACGGCCTCGCCCGGATCCTGCGCGTACCTGAAAACGATGACATCGGAGTAAGCGTTCTGAAAGCTCCGGCTTCCTACCGTTCGAGTGACCTGGAAGACACCTACCCGGACGCGTCCGGACGGAGGATCTGA
- a CDS encoding DedA family protein, which translates to MSLHLINHLLASYGYLVVFAFVALESVGLPLPGETALIAAGVYAGTTHHLNVGVVALVAAVAAVLGDNVGYLLGRRGGARLVARFGRRVGLTPARLKVGRYLFARHGGKVVFFGRFVTVLRTFAAFFAGLNGMRRSRFVVANAVGGVLWAGLCAYGAYALGNAATQVGTFLLVGGIAVTASALVTMAVAVKHSMRRLEERAEAAFPGPAPAQSPVAVRTEPVS; encoded by the coding sequence ATGAGCCTCCACCTGATCAACCATCTCCTGGCCAGCTATGGCTACCTGGTGGTCTTCGCCTTCGTCGCGTTGGAGAGCGTCGGTCTGCCTTTGCCGGGCGAGACCGCCTTGATCGCGGCTGGCGTCTACGCCGGGACCACGCATCATCTCAACGTCGGCGTCGTCGCGCTGGTCGCGGCGGTCGCGGCCGTCCTCGGCGACAACGTCGGCTATCTGCTGGGGCGGCGTGGCGGCGCACGGCTCGTCGCGCGGTTCGGGCGGCGGGTCGGGTTGACGCCGGCGCGCCTGAAGGTGGGTCGCTACCTGTTTGCGCGACACGGCGGGAAGGTGGTGTTCTTCGGTCGCTTCGTCACCGTGCTGCGGACGTTTGCCGCGTTCTTCGCCGGGCTGAACGGGATGCGGCGGAGCCGCTTTGTTGTGGCTAACGCGGTCGGCGGTGTGCTGTGGGCCGGACTGTGTGCCTACGGCGCCTATGCGCTCGGAAACGCCGCGACGCAGGTCGGCACCTTCCTGCTGGTCGGCGGTATCGCGGTTACGGCGTCCGCCCTCGTCACGATGGCCGTCGCGGTGAAGCACTCGATGCGGCGGCTGGAGGAGCGGGCAGAGGCTGCGTTCCCCGGACCGGCACCGGCCCAGAGCCCGGTCGCGGTCAGGACGGAGCCCGTTTCATGA